One genomic region from Cryptococcus gattii WM276 chromosome C, complete sequence encodes:
- a CDS encoding Nuclear matrix protein NMP200, putative (Similar to TIGR gene model, INSD accession AAW42213.1) gives MFFCAISGSPPTVPVVSKTSGAVYEKALIERYIDENGTDPVSGEPLTRDDLIDVKAKPSTMPPRPANQTSIPALLTALQSEYDSIMLESLEIKKAFQSSRQELANALYREDAATRVIARLMKERDEARQALSSIQSTTGFQPPPAAAEEPAAEVEMAHEGALPAEVEAKVMETNQALSSVRKKRKPAPGYKKADDIKSYTQINHVPSLHATKPAGITALDLAQDGNTVVTGGADKAVQVFDLEASKVLGTLKGHTKAVTHVAFREHEGEPRLAISASADKTVRVWGEDDGKWGARATLSGHKGEINGLAVHPSGSYVAAGSADSTWSLYDLVTAKEVTKYSAIPGIDGSFAYTSFAVHPDGVLHGGGTKDGAVRVWDARQSNSLAATLSSHAKDLSTLSFSENGYYLATSSLSGAPTVNIFDLRKLDILSSWTLPEENTIREVKFDPSAQFLSVVGTDARVYANKTWAELVTFEENAGDLVGARFGKLGSEIVLAGMDRTLRVLGKKE, from the exons ATGTTTTTCTGTGCTA TCTCTGGCTCCCCCCCCACCGTCCCCGTCGTCTCCAAGACCTCGGGCGCCGTCTACGAAAAAGCCCTCATCGAGCGCTACATCG ATGAAAACGGCACAGACCCGGTCTCGGGCGAACCCCTGACGAGGGACGATCTGATCGATGTCAAGGCTA AACCTTCCACCATGCCCCCCCGCCCCGCTAACCAGACATCCATCCCGGCGCTCCTCACCGCCCTCCAGTCCGAGTACGACTCCATCATGCTCGAGTCGCTCGAAATCAAAAAGGCGTTCCAAAGCTCGCG GCAAGAACTCGCAAACGCGCTGTACAGGGAAGACGCCGCCACACGCGTTATTGCGAGGCTGATGAAGGAGCGAGACGAAGCCAGGCA AGCCTTGTCTTCGATTCAATCGACGACTGGTTTCCAACCACCACCAGCTGCGGCCGAAGAGCCTGCAGCCGAGGTCGAGATGGCGCACGAGGGTGCTTTGCCCGCCGAGGTCGAGGCCAAGGTCATGGAGACTAACCAGGC ACTTTCTTCTGTGcgaaagaagagaaagcCTGCTCCTGGCTACAAAAAGGCCGACGATATCAAGTCATACACCCAGATCAACCACGTTCCCTCTTTGCACGCTACCAAGCCCGCTGGTATCACAGCTCTCGATTTGGCGCAAGACGGCAACACTGTGGTCACTGGCGGTGCCGACAAGGCTGTCCAAGTGTTTGACCTTGAAGCTAGCAAGGTGCTTGGTACCCTCAAGGGCCACACCAAGGCCGTCACCCATGTCGCTTTCCGCGAACACGAAGGCGAGCCCAGGTTGGCCATTAGCGCCAGTGCTGATAAGACGGTGAGGGTTTGGGGAGAGGACGATGGTAAATGGGGAGCGAGGGCGACACTGTCTGGTCACAAGGGCGAAATCAATGGACTTGCTGTCCACCCTTCCGGTTCCTATGTCGCCGCTGGTTCTGCCGATTCCACTTGGAGTCTGTATGACCTCGTCACCGCCAAGGAAGTCACCAAGTACTCTGCTATTCCCGGTATCGACGGTTCTTTTGCTTATACTTCATTTGCTGTTCACCCTGATGGCGTGTTGCATGGCGGAGGTACCAAGGACGGCGCCGTTCGAGTCTGGGACGCTCGTCAATCCAACTCGCTCGCCGCCACACTCTCTTCCCACGCTAAAGACCTTTCTACCCTTTCATTCTCTGAAAACGGATACTACCTCGCCACCTCCTCCCTCTCTGGTGCCCCCACCGTCAATATCTTTGACCTTCGTAAACTCGACATCCTCTCATCCTGGACGTTGCCAGAGGAAAACACTATTCGTGAAGTCAAGTTTGACCCGTCTGCGCAGTTCCTCAGCGTGGTGGGTACCGACGCGCGAGTGTACGCCAACAAGACGTGGGCAGAGTTGGTCACGTTTGAGGAGAATGCGGGTGATTTGGTGGGTGCGAGGTTTGGAAAGTTGGGTAGCGAGATTGTGCTCGCAGGCATGGACAGGACGTTGAGAGTCTTGGGGAAAAAGGagtaa